A stretch of the Acyrthosiphon pisum isolate AL4f chromosome A2, pea_aphid_22Mar2018_4r6ur, whole genome shotgun sequence genome encodes the following:
- the LOC107883286 gene encoding uncharacterized protein LOC107883286 isoform X1, producing the protein MDILAHSESYIYSIVGKSFEYWKNLYDQGIIDHHAIQLRLNHLKYALNHKFITNEEYDAHQLEITSQYDPSYTDYKPCSLMNFCKALKTHFTDNIKINKPFIIDKHSEELTYQVQKCIINTSENINQQNGELVKVYEYHLNEEPENNNNLTEMPKKSRKKRKRKKKFNNNDCKSIDHTNTSKTFVTNNFKDECDEKLGKSIVKSKNTVKIFIRQMNNKDKSQIDRKESFVSNQICARYMFSNILKKFKKEKIKMQC; encoded by the exons ATGGACATATTAGCTCATAGCGAAAg TTATATTTACAGCATTGTGGGCAAAAGCTTTGAATACTGGAAAAATTTATATGACCAAGGTATTATTGATCACCATGCAATTCAACTACGACTTAACCATTTAAAATATGCCCTTAATCACAAGTTTATTACCAATGAAGAATATGATGCACACCAATTGGAAATAACTAGCCAGTATGATCCATCTTATACGGATTATAAACCATGTTCATTAATGAATTTTTGTAAAGcgttaaaaacacattttacagataacattaaaataaataaaccattcATAATTGATAAACATTCTGAAGAACTAACTTATCaggtacaaaaatgtattataaatacatcaGAAAATATCAACCAGCAAAATGGAGAGTTAGTTAAAGTATATGAATATCATCTCAATGAAGaaccagaaaataataataatctaactgAAATGCCaaaaaaatctagaaaaaaacGTAAGAGAaagaaaaaattcaataataatgattgtaaaaGTATAGACCATACCAATACTTCAAAAACTTTtgtaacaaacaattttaaagatGAATGTGATGAGAAACTGGGTAAATCTAttgttaaatcaaaaaatacagtaaaaatatttattcgtcAAATGAATAACAAAGACAAGAGCCAGATAGACAGAAAGGAATCATTTGTTTCAAATCAAATATGTGCAAGATATATGTTCagtaacattttaaagaaatttaaaaaggaaaaaataaaaatgcaatgttaa
- the LOC100570422 gene encoding uncharacterized protein LOC100570422, whose amino-acid sequence MATNEKYLNISIQPSKLPRTSKATFELPRENLSNAELSGKSTSDRTKRRVAHDAWFPLPVIPRLAVAPVQVVNQPNPIKEHALKKEDSFSHRKSCNVRQINETVDLDSRAQRSKSTSSGVDDRVKANIRELEFDEKGTKKKQKKGNVDKSKYKDVKQREKARPSKGLA is encoded by the exons ATGGCTACAAACGAAAAGTATCTAAATATAA gtATTCAACCGTCGAAACTTCCACGGACTTCTAAAGCCACATTTGAG TTGCCCAGAGAAAACTTGAGTAATGCTGAACTCAGTGGAAAATCGACTTCCGATAGAACCAAACGCCGTGTGGCCCACGATGCGTGGTTTCCTCTGCCGGTAATTCCTAGGCTTGCAGTAGCTCCGGTACAGGTGGTTAATCAGCCGAATCCGATAAAAGAGCATGCCTTAAAGAAGGAAGAc agttTCTCGCATAGAAAGTCCTGCAATGTAAGACAAATTAACGAGACGGTTGATTTGGATTCAAGAGCCCAACGAAGCAAATCGACAAGttctg GTGTTGATGACAGGGTTAAGGCTAACATAAGAGAGTTAGAATTTGACGAAAAAGGGACGAAAAAGAAGCAAAAAAAAGGCAATGTTGACAAGTCAAAATATAAAGACGTAAAACAAAGGGAAAAAGCACGCCCAAGTAAAG GTTTGGCCTAA
- the LOC100570328 gene encoding TRAF3-interacting protein 1 — MTDSVNKELIKRVQLSLPKYINKPQLTEKLLSKPPFKFLHDIVTNVIQSTGYLTDVFTDEEIISTNVTTKETKIKFLEKLITAIQSTTNKTISARPSKIVAGLEVTKTLELLIAIVFGIETKNKEVKEQISPNKKTKKPETTKINNQNKSKLLEKTKSLEKTKSLEKKVKENIDHDSQKKIQKSDSLESSVVKNDEPVSMEMDTTTKYDGEFSVKPVDEEIKNIVDSSVKTEEPIENKLQSAIKSKTEKKTSESIEKTNPEENPLRKLSETHNISKPLRPKSSRPPAPNRRPQSNTFTEIPKHSDSFFSKNNDKINDIDDNIVTIEVLNDNKSTYDSYTQEDGQGHLVSQILQTQMEFNIKKKTDSSKIEWEGKNVKDQEMLTKEMDTIRQFIQGITKSANPLSKLINNMQENIDQMNRELNYWKNFTEKTNEKLDLQQRVVEEQIKPMVMLLEKLTIEVKDELEMMDYCKANIIKNKSHINYLVSERFMLKN; from the exons ATGACTGATTCTGTGAATAAAGAACTAATAAAACGAGTACAATTATCtctaccaaaatatataaataagccACAGCTAACAGAAAAACTACTAAGTAAACCACCATTCAAATTTCTTCATGATATTGTTACAaat GTTATCCAAAGTACTGGTTATTTAACAGATGTTTTCACTGATGAAGAAATTATATCTACAAATGTTACTACTAAAGaaactaaaatcaaatttttagaaAAGCTTATAACTGCCATTC AATcaacaacaaataaaacaatatcagCAAGACCCTCTAAAATTGTTGCAGGACTTGAAGTAACAAAGACTTTGGAGTTGCTTATAGCGATTGTTTTTGGAATagaaacaaaa AATAAAGAGGTTAAAGAACAAATTTcacctaataaaaaaactaaaaaaccagaaactacaaaaattaataatcaaaataaatcaaaactgtTGGAAAAAACCAAATCTCTAGAAAAAACCAAATCactagaaaaaaaagtaaaagaaaatattgatcatgattcccaaaaaaaaatacaaaaatctgaTAGTTTGGAATCGTCAGTGGTTAAAAACGATGAACCCGTTAGTATGGAGATGgatacaacaacaaaatatgatgGAGAATTCAGTGTAAAACCAGTTGATGAAGAAATAAAGAATATTGTGGATAGCTCTGTTAAAACTGA AGAAccaattgaaaacaaattacaatcagCAATCAAAtccaaaacagaaaaaaaaacttctgaATCAATAGAAAAAACTAATCCAGAAGAGAATCCACTACGGAAATTAAGTGAAACTCATAATATTAGTAAACCATTAAGGCCAAAAAGTTCAAGACCACCAGCGCCTAATCGTCGTCCTCAATCAAATACATTTacaga GATTCCTAAACATTCagacagttttttttcaaaaaacaatgacaaaataaatgacATTGATgacaatattgttacaattgaaGTATTAAATGACAATAAGTCAACTTATGATTCTTATACCCAG gAAGATGGACAAGGTCATCTTGTATCACAAATACTTCAAACACAAatggaatttaatattaaaaagaagaCAGACTCTTCAAAaata gaatgGGAAGGAAAAAATGTTAAAGATCAAGAGATGTTAACTAAAGAAATGGATACAATCAGGCAATTCATTCAAGGCATAACAAAGTCTGCAAATCCATTAAGTAAACTTATTAACAATATGCAAGAAAATATCGATCAAATGAATCGAGAGTtgaactactggaaaaattttactgaaaaaaCTAATGAAAAGCTTGATTTACAACAGCG gGTAGTTGAAGAACAAATTAAGCCAATGGTTATGTTATTGGAAAAACTGACAATTGAAGTTAAAGACGAATTGGAAATGATGGATTACTGTAAagcaaacattataaaaaacaaatctcATATTAACTACTTAGTTTCAGAAAggtttatgttaaaaaattaa
- the LOC107883286 gene encoding uncharacterized protein LOC107883286 isoform X3: MDILAHSESYIYSIVGKSFEYWKNLYDQGIIDHHAIQLRLNHLKYALNHKFITNEEYDAHQLEITSQ; encoded by the exons ATGGACATATTAGCTCATAGCGAAAg TTATATTTACAGCATTGTGGGCAAAAGCTTTGAATACTGGAAAAATTTATATGACCAAGGTATTATTGATCACCATGCAATTCAACTACGACTTAACCATTTAAAATATGCCCTTAATCACAAGTTTATTACCAATGAAGAATATGATGCACACCAATTGGAAATAACTAGCCA ataa
- the LOC107883286 gene encoding uncharacterized protein LOC107883286 isoform X2 encodes MDILAHSESIVGKSFEYWKNLYDQGIIDHHAIQLRLNHLKYALNHKFITNEEYDAHQLEITSQYDPSYTDYKPCSLMNFCKALKTHFTDNIKINKPFIIDKHSEELTYQVQKCIINTSENINQQNGELVKVYEYHLNEEPENNNNLTEMPKKSRKKRKRKKKFNNNDCKSIDHTNTSKTFVTNNFKDECDEKLGKSIVKSKNTVKIFIRQMNNKDKSQIDRKESFVSNQICARYMFSNILKKFKKEKIKMQC; translated from the exons ATGGACATATTAGCTCATAGCGAAAg CATTGTGGGCAAAAGCTTTGAATACTGGAAAAATTTATATGACCAAGGTATTATTGATCACCATGCAATTCAACTACGACTTAACCATTTAAAATATGCCCTTAATCACAAGTTTATTACCAATGAAGAATATGATGCACACCAATTGGAAATAACTAGCCAGTATGATCCATCTTATACGGATTATAAACCATGTTCATTAATGAATTTTTGTAAAGcgttaaaaacacattttacagataacattaaaataaataaaccattcATAATTGATAAACATTCTGAAGAACTAACTTATCaggtacaaaaatgtattataaatacatcaGAAAATATCAACCAGCAAAATGGAGAGTTAGTTAAAGTATATGAATATCATCTCAATGAAGaaccagaaaataataataatctaactgAAATGCCaaaaaaatctagaaaaaaacGTAAGAGAaagaaaaaattcaataataatgattgtaaaaGTATAGACCATACCAATACTTCAAAAACTTTtgtaacaaacaattttaaagatGAATGTGATGAGAAACTGGGTAAATCTAttgttaaatcaaaaaatacagtaaaaatatttattcgtcAAATGAATAACAAAGACAAGAGCCAGATAGACAGAAAGGAATCATTTGTTTCAAATCAAATATGTGCAAGATATATGTTCagtaacattttaaagaaatttaaaaaggaaaaaataaaaatgcaatgttaa